The genomic interval CCAAACCAAAGGCGGCGGCATTAATTCCAAATCCCCTTGCCCGGTTTTCTGAAGTGGTTGAATCGGAAATGACTGCCTGAGCAACCGAGGCATTTCCGCCCGTGATGCCATCTAGAAATCGAGCAAAAAAAAGAACCCCAGCAGTTGCTGCGGTTCCTGCCATCAAATTTGCGATGACGGTTCCCGTCAAGCTGATGATCAGCAATGGTTTGCGCCCAAACCGATCGGACAGTTTCCCAATCACGGGAGTCGCAAAAAATTGGGCGATCGAATAGGTTGAAAACAACAAACTGGTCTGGAAATCATTCAACCCAAACTGTCTGCCATAAAGATAGATAACCGGAATTAGAATCGTCAGACTCAGCGAATTGATCAGCGAAATGAGAGCGATAATCCAGAAGTTTCGTGTCATGCAATTGCCAATTCCGCGTGTTCAATCCGGGTGCCCAACACCTTCAGGAATTCCGCCAACCATTGGGGGTGGGCAGGCCATGCTGGAGCCGTTACCAGATTGCCATCCACAATGGCATCAGTTACTGAAATATCCGCATATTCCCCACCGGCAAGGGTGACCTCCGGCCCACAGGCAGGATATGAAGAGCAGCGCTTACCACTGATCACATCGGCGGCAGCCAGGAGTTGGGCACCATGACAGATAGCCGCGATCGGCTTGTTAGCATGGGCAAAATGTTTCACGATTTTGATCACTTCGGCATTTAAGCGCAGATACTCCGGTGCTCGACCACCAGGAATCACCAAGGCATCATAGTCTTCTGGCTTGATGGCATCAAAGGTGGCATTGACCGTAAAGTTATGACCGGGCTTTTCGGTGTAGGTTTGATCGCCCTCAAAATCATGGACCGCAGTCCGAACCGTTTCTCCTGCTTTTTTATGCGGACAAACCGCATGAACCGTATGCCCCACCATTTGAAGCGCTTGAAAGGGCACCATTACCTCATAATCTTCAACAAAGTCGCCCACCAGCATCAAGATGTTTTTTCCAGCCATGATAGAACTCCTGATCGTTAGTACGATTACAGCGATCCTAAAGCATTTGGGGCATAAAAAGGCAGAAGGTGACAGGTGGTAGGTGGCAGGTGTCAGGTGGCAGTCGCCAATAACCCATGACCAACGATCAACGACCAACGACCAATGACCAAACCGCAGCTTTCGTTTCTTAAACTGTAACAACTGGCAGTTTTTCATTTTGGTCGGGGCATAATAGCAGCCAACGATTCATCAGAAGGATGTCTCCATGCTGCCAACTGACGCCCGCCTCTATCAGATCCTTTTTCTCGCACTTTTCTTGGTAGTCGGAATTGGTACCCGCGATTGGACTTTGCATCCCGGCATGATTGGGATGGCGATCGCCACCTGTCTTTTGACGCAAATCGTCGCGCTGTGGGTAGTGGCAGGGATAGATAAGGCAGAGGGCAGAGGGCAGAGGACAGAAGGTGAGGGAGATGGGGAAGATGGAGGAGAAAACCCATTCCCCACTCCCTACTCCCCACTCCCTACTCCCCATTTCAAAACTCAAAACTTTTATCCTTTATCCTTTATCCTTCATCCTTCATCCTTCATCCCCCCCGTTTCATCTCTCCTCAGTCCCCTCATCACCTCCCTCGGACTCAGCCTCTTACTCAGGGCAGACCACTACAGCACCATTGCCCTGGCTTGCGCCTGTGCAATTTTGAGTAAGTTTCTGTTGCGGGTACGGGATAAGCACATTTTTAACCCTGGCAACTTTGGAATTATTGCAGCATTGCTCCTTACCCCTGATGCCTGGGTGTCACCCGGTCAGTGGGGTGAGGAGGGATGGTATGGGTTACTGTTTTTGGGAGCAGGAGGACTGGTGGTGCAGAAGGTGGGAAGGTGGGACACCACCCTTGCCTTCCTGGGAACCTATGCCGGACTGGAAGCGGTTCGTAATCTTTGGTTGGGCTGGACCTGGGATGTGTGGGCACATCGGTTGATGAGTGGTTCCCTATTACTATTCGCTTTTTTCATGATTACGGACCCGCGCACCATCCCCAATGCCCGCGTTGCCAGGGTGCTTTGGGCAGGCACGATCGCCCTCCTCACATTCATCCTCCGCAATGTCTACTTCATCCCCACCGCTGTCTTTTGGGCACTCTTTACCCTTGCCCCTCTCAGTATTCTGCTAGATCTTGTTTTTCCTGACTCACGGTTTAGTTGGATGGGAAGTCAGGAAGATGGGGGGAAGGCAGAGGGCAGAGGGCAGAGGGCAGAAGGGGAGCAGGTGTCAGGGGTCAGGTGTTAGGTGTCGGGTGCCAATTAAAAGTCCTGAACAGCCAGTGACCAATGACCAATGACCAATGACCAATGACAAGCAATAAATTCTCCAACTCAAAACTTAAAACTCAAAACTTAAAACTTAAAACTCCATATCCCCTTCCAAGGATCTCTCCATGAAACCTCTAAAACTCCTCCTCACCTGCCTCCTTACCTGTATCGCCTGCCTCATCATTGCGCCAAAAGCCTGGGCATTTTGTGGGTTTTACGTGGCGAAGGCGGATGCCAAGCTTTATAACCAGGCGTCTCAGGTGGCAATCGCTCGCAGTGACAACCGCACGGTGTTGACGATGGCAAATGATTACCAGGGAGAGGTGAAGGATTTTGCGATCGTCGTCCCGGTTCCAGTTGTGCTGCAAAAAGAGCAGGTAAAGGTTGCGGAACCCAAAATCAGTGGAACGCCTGGATGCCTTCAGCGCTCCTCGCCTGGTGGAATACTTTGATCCTGATCCCTGTACACCCCCCTATGCCTTGGAAGATCGGGCAATGCCCGCCGCGCCAGCAGCAGGGGCATCCCGCAATGAAGCCCAACGGCGCGATGGATCATTGGGGGTAACCGTCGAAGCCAGATATACGGTTGGCGAATATGACATTCTAATTTTGAGTGCGAAGGAATCCGGTGGGTTAGAAACCTGGCTGGTTCAGAATGGCTACAAAATTCCTAAAGGCACAAAAGATTTGCTCCGTCCCTACATTCGTCAAAAGCTGAAGTTCTTTGTTGCCAAGGTCAACCTGAAGGAGTTTGACAAAGCGGGATACCAGTCTTTGCGCCCGATTCAAATTAGCTACGAGTCGCCCCGGTTTATGCTACCGATTCGGTTGGGGATGGTAAATGCGAAAACGGCTCAAGATTTAATCGTGTACATCTTGTCCCCCAATGGGCAAACGGAAACGACCAACTACCGCACCGTTAAAGTGCCATCCGATGCAGAAATTCCGGTGTTCGTGAAAGATGAATTTAGTCATTTTTACAAATCCATGTTTCAAACCGCATACCTGCGAGAAGACCGCAAGGTGGCATTTATGGAATATGCCTGGGACATGGCAAGTTGCGATCCCTGCTCTGCTGAGCCGCTGAATCCAGAGGAATTGCAGCAGGCTGGTGTATTCTGGCTGGATTCTGAGGCAGCACCCAACCCCTCTTCCAATAATCGTCGGTTTATTCCCCGCCCTGCCCCTTATGGGGGGGTGTTCCTGACCCGGTTGCATGTCCGCTATACCCGCGATCGCTTCCCTGAGGATTTGATGTTCCAGGCAACCGGAAATCGGGAATTTTTCCAGGGACGCTACATCCTCCGCCATGCCTTTACAGGCAAGATGGATTGTCAGGCAGGACGGCAGTATGTGCGATCGCTCCCCCGCCGATTTGACCAGGAAGCGCAAACCCTGGCCCGGTTGACCGGCTGGAATATCGGTGACATCCGCAGGAAACTACCCCAAATCCAAAGTCAGCTATTTCCCTGGTGGCAGCAGCTTTGGCTATCTTTGACTGGGAAGTAGAAAGAGTGGGGAATGGGGTGTGGGGAAGAAGGGGAAGGAATGAGGGATGAGGGATGAAGGGAGTTTTGAGTTTTAAGGTCATTGGTCATTGGTCATTGGTCATTCCTCTCCTACTACCTGACACCTACCACCTACCACCTGGCACCTCCACCTGATATACGATACACAAGTGAGAATCGCTATTTTCCCTACTCCCCACTCCCCACTCCCCATCCCACCCCCTTTTTCCGTGAACATTGATACAACCCCCACTCGCATGCAGGCTGTTCAGTCGCCGATTATTCCTATCGTGGCTGAGCTGATTCGACAACATCCGGGAACCATTTCGCTGGGGCAGGAAGTGGTGTCCTATGGTCCACCACCAGAAGCGATCGCCCAAATCTCCCAATTTCTGAGCGATCCAGAGAATCACAAATACCGATCGGTCCAGGGCATGCCTCCTTTGCTGAAGCAGATTGAGACAAAGCTGAAACGAGAAAATCGGATCGAACTAGACAATCGCCGTCAGGTTGTTGTCACCGCAGGCAGCAACATGGGGTTTCTGAATGCGGTTCTGGCAATTACCAATCCGGGCGATGAGATCATTCTGCAAACGCCCTATTACTTCAACCACGAGATGGCAGTGACGATCGCTGGATGTCGCCTGGTACTGGTCGCCACGGATGACAACTACCAGCTTCGCCCTGAGGCAATTCAACAGGCAATCACTGAACGAACCCGGGCAGTCGTAACCATTTCGCCGAACAATCCAACAGGTGTGGTTTATCCAGAAGCAGATCTTCGGCAAGTCAATGAACTGTGCCGGACCCACGGGATTTATCACATCCATGATGAAGCCTACGAGTACTTCATTTATGGGGATGCTCACCATGTTTCAGCCGCAGCCTTGCCAGACAGTAGCAACCATACCATTTCGCTTTACTCGCTTTCCAAGGCTTATGGTTTTGCCAGTTGGCGCATCGGTTACATGGTGATTCCTGCCCACCTGCTGACCTCAGTCATGAAAATTCAGGATACCAATGTAATTTGTCCGCCTGTGGTGTCCCAATATGCAGCCCTGGGAGCATTACAGGCGGGGGTAGCGTATTGCCAGGAACGGTTGGGGGCGATCGCCGAAATTCGCCAGTTAATGTTGCATGAACTCAATCAAATCAAGGAGTTCTGTACCATTCCACCCACGAGCGGCGCATTCTACTTTTTTTTGAAAGTTCATACCGACCAGACATCAATGCAACTCGTCGAGCGTCTGATTCAGGAATATCGGGTCGCCGTCATTCCCGGTTCTACCTTTGGTATAGAGACGGGCTGCTATCTGCGGGTTGGTTATGGAGCCTTACAACGAGAAACAGCCACCGTGGGAATCGGACGTTTGGTTAATGGCTTGAAATCTATCCTGAAGTAGGATGCCGAGCTGACAGCCTGTCAGTAAACTCCTGATGAAATTGATGAATAGATCCCGGATATTCCAATATCCGTTGGGTATCTATAGTCAGGATTTACTAACTTTTGTCCTACCTACCCTTTCCTCCTAGCACGATGAACTCTATTCGACCCAAACTTGTGCCCACGTTACTTTGTGTAACTGTGGTGGGACTATTTGCCGCCCTTCTCCCCTACCCTGGTTTCAACCATCACGTTAATATCCTGAGTACGAATACGGCTGAGTAGGGAATCTGGGAAAATTAAAGGAGAAGACTTTAATCTCCAATTTCTCATAATGACTGATCTGGCATCTCTCCCTGACTACACTGCCACACTGACGGCAGCAGCAATCGCGTTTCGGCATGGGGGTGGCGATCGTGCCCCTTCCACCCAGGAAAATCGCCCCACTTCCACCGCCCTGGTTAATGCTCTGGTACAGGCAGAAAAAATTGCCAAACAGCAACGTCTTCGGTATCCGTTTGAATCCCTTCAGGGACGCTGGCGACTTTGTTTTACCGCTAACCGCAAAGCCCATGAACGTAGCGGTACTGTTTTGGGAAAAGGTTGGTATGTCCCCAAACTTGCTCCAGCCCACATTTCCTTTAGTCAGAATCAGAGCCTGGAGCGATCGGATAGGGGAGAAATCAGTAACCAACTCCAACTGGGTTCCTTCCTGCTTAGATTTACCGGCCCCTGTCGCTATCTAGGTAAGAAAAACTTGTTGTGCTTTGACTTTACTCAGATCCAGATTCGACTCCTGGGACGCACCCTTTACCAGGGAAACTTCCGAGGTGGGAATGCTCAAACACAGGAGTTTTACCCCCAATCAGTTGGCAAACTTCCCTTCTTTGCATTTTTCCTGATCACAGAAGATTTTATTGCCGCCCGTGGGCGCGGCGGAGGGCTTGCTCTCTGGGTGAGAAGTGAAGAATAAAGGCAAAAAGTAGTTTTAAGTTTTAAGTTCTCAATTCTTAGTTCCCAGAACTAACTCAAAACTCAAAACTCAAAACTTAGAACTCCTCACCCCTCACCGATGTTAAGCCTCAGCCTCAGCCTCTTCGCTGGCAGCACCACTACCACTGCCACCTGACACCATGACCACGACCCGATCGGGTTCACCAAGGGAGCTAACTCCCTTGGGTAAAACTAATTCATGGACATGCAGCGCATCACCAATCTGCATATTGGAAACGTCAATTTCGATTGACTCAGGAATCACATCAGGGGCACAGCGAACATGAAGTTCGTTCAGTTCTATATCTAGTGAACCGCCATCGGTCTTAACCCCAGGGGCTTCTCCAACAAAATGGAGCGGCACATCCACATCCAGGGTTTCCTGGGAACCCACGGAGAAAAAGCTGAGATGATAGAGCTTTCCTTTCCAGGGGTGGGTTTGAATTTCCCGCAAGAGGGCTTTTCCTCGCCAGGGAAGTTCGGGAACGGTGATATCTACCAGGGTGTTATTCAACGATGCATCCCGAACCAGGAGTTCGGCAGTTTTTGCATCGGTTGTCAGAGAAACGGATTCAGCCCCGTTGTGACCATATAAAACAACCGGAATCAAGCCAGAGCGACGAAGCGCATTGGGCTTACTACCATCTGGACGGGCATGACATTCAAGGGTGAGTTCCATAGTTAATCAAGGATGAAGTAGGAGGGATGGGGGATGAAATCGGAGAGGGAGAAGAATAGGGGCAGGAAAAAAAGAACCAACAGTTCTCATTCATCCCTCATCCCCCATCCTTCATCCCCTAATTAGACTTCTAGCTTTTGGTTGCCGACCTCAGGTGAGGTGGTGCCATTGGTGTATAGCAGAGCACGCTTAGGACCGTGGATTGGGTCTTCAACGATGATGGTCTGGTCGCGACTGGCTCCCAAAGAAACGATCGCGATCGGCACTTCCATCAACTCTGCCAGCAGTTTGAGGTAGTCAAACGCTTGCTGGGGTAAATCGGAAAGAGAGCGGCAATGGGCTGTAGACTGTTTCCATCCGGGGATGGTTTTGTAAATGGGCTGACAGCGCGCAAATTGGCGGGAGTTGTTAGGGAAATCATTGCATTCAACCCCATCCACTTCGTAGGCAATGCAGACGTTGATCTCCTCCAGCTCATCCAACACATCAAGCTTGGTAATTGCCAAACAATCCAGCCCGTTAATGCGAACAGCGTAACGCCCAATGACCGCATCAAACCAACCACAACGCCGCTTACGCCCGGTGGTTGTACCAAACTCTGCCCCCCGATCGCACAGCAACTCTCCCATTGTGCCATGAAGCTCGGTGGGAAATGGTCCTTCGCCAACGCGGGTGGTGTAGGCTTTGGCAACCCCAATCACCCGATCGATCATTGTCGGACCGACCCCGGTTCCCACACAGGCTCCTCCAGCAACGGGATTGGAAGAGGTCACATAGGGGTAAGTGCCATGATCCAGATCCAGTAGGGTTCCCTGGGCACCTTCAAACAAAATATTACGCTTCCGCTGGAATGCCTGGTAAATCTTAAGCGAACTATCGACCACATGGGGGCGTAGGCGATCGGCATAAACTAAATATTCATCAATAATGACTTGTGGGTCTAGAGGTGCCAGCCCGTAAAGCTTTTCCAGGATGACGTTTTTGTATTCCACAGTCCAGCGCAGCTTTTTCCGCAACGACTCTGGTTCCATCAGGTCAATCATACGGATGCCCGTGCGTTCCGACTTATCCGCGTAGGTTGGTCCAATACCCCGTCCTGTGGTGCCAATTTTATGGTCGCCTCGACGCTCTTCCGACGCCTGGTCAATCAGGCGATGATACGGCATCGTGACGTGAGCCGTTTCTGAAATTAGCAGATTGCCCGTCGATATATTGAGCTGTTCTAACTGATCCAGTTCACTGATCAAAACCTTGGGATCGATGACGGTGCCACTCCCAATGATGCATTCCGTATCGGGGTACAGAATTCCAGAAGGAATCAAATGCAGCTTGAAGGTTTGACCCTCCACAACTACCGTATGTCCGGCGTTCACGCCCCCCTGATATCGAACGACGACATCCGCCGATCTGCTGAGCAGATCAGTAATTTTACCCTTTCCTTCATCGCCCCACTGGGCACCAATTACAACAACGTTAGCCAAGAGATTTTTTATAGCTAGAGTTTGCACAAACAATCATTATCGGCAGCAATTGTTGCTGGTGTCAATCAAGGGGCGCAATTTTGGTAGCCCCCAATACTCAGCATTCTGGCTGAATCCGTTACAGAATCGAGGTCATATTTATTTTAGTTTTCTATGATCTAGATTAAGATGCTTCAAACTGCTTAATGGTTTGGCTGACGTAATACACGATCGCATCGATTCCTACTCCTTATCTTAAAAGAGGTGCCTGTGGCTTTATATGCTGAACTTCACCGCCACTTGGGAGGCTCTGTTGTACCTCGGGTTTTGTGGCGGTATCTCCAACGGAATGATTCAGACCTGACTGCGCGCTTTCCTGACTATCCAAACTTTGAGGATTTTTATACGCGCCCACGCAACACTCTGGATGAATATTTAGAACTACACACTCTGGTAGAAAGTGTGCAAACAGCGGAGGCATTGCCCTATTTTGTCTATCGGCTAATGCGGGGTGCTTATATTTTTGAAAATCTGGCTTATTTAGAACTGCGCTATACCCCCTATCTACGAACCCCGGATCATCTGACGCAATCACAACGGATCGAACAGATGGCGGAAATTGTAGAGATTGTTGGCAAAGCGAGTCGTCTAAATGAGTATCCGATCGTGACCAGCCAAATCCTCTGTATGCATTCCCGACTTCCCTATGAGGTCAATCGGGCGATTGTCGATTTGGCTGCCCAATCACGGGAGTATGTCTGCGCGATTGATGTCGCAGGTGGAGACAACCACTACGGGGAACGCCTGGACGAATTTGTCGCGCTATATGCCCGTGCCCGCTCGCTGGGGGTCAACACGACTGGCCATCTATATGAAACAAAGGAGGGTTGCTATCCAGAGCTGCTTCCCTACCTGATGCGGATTGGGCATGGAATTCAAATTCCATTGCGATACCCCCAATTGCTGAAGCAGGTTGCCGATCGAGGGCAATGCCTGGAGGTTTGTCCCACGACTTACTTGAAAACAGGCACCCTGGAGGAGATCTCCCAACTCAAGCTGGTCTTTGACCGATGTTTTGAAGCGGGAGTCGATATTGCAATCTGCACAGATAATGCCGGTTTACACAACGTCCGCTTACCCTTTGAGTACGAAAACCTGCTGACCCACGACATTATTGACTTCAAACAATTGCAAGCCTGTCAGGATGCCGCATTCCGCCATGCTTTTGCCTGGCCCTATAGCCAGCGTCCAGCTTCACTGCTCAACGGCTTACTGAAGGTGGAAGGCGATCGCGATAGTTCCTATGAAGTCGTCCATGAAATTCATTAATGAGTAATGGGGAATGGGTGAAAGAAAAATTACCTGTTACCCATTACCCATTACCCATTACCTATTCCTAAAAATAGCCGTCAACTCGATTACTATAATCAACCTACGCTCCACGATCGATGGCCAGCTCGACTTGCTTAAACTCTTGCTCTAACCGATCTTTCAGCTTTTGCGGGATGGGGCGATTGGGGTAGGAGCTATAATGCCCCGCCAGTGAGTTCAGCGCAGTCCGCATGGTGGTGTAGGAACTGAGCCGAGCAACGGAATTTTCCCGCCGATAGCGTGCCGCAAAATCGTTAATCAACTGACGGGTCTGTGCCTGAGTAGTGGCTTTTTCAGGGTCGTCATCGGTCAGTGCAATTGCGCTTCTTAGACTGTCAACTAAGGCCAACGTATCCTGACGGTAATCTCCAGTTAGCCCGACAGAGCCTTCAGGAACTGAAGAACAACCCACCAAACCGATACATACAACCAGAACGAGGGAAAGTAAGCGAGATAAAAGGCGGTTCATAAGCATTCTTGAGGAGAGATGTGGGCAATGATATTGTCTTAATTTGTCACATTTATCTGATCCTACCCCGATTCGGGATCGGGGATCACGTTTAGGAAAAGGATACTTCTCAGGATGTAGCAGAGGGTAGAGGCAAGGAAAGCTGCGACAAGAAAAAAGGAGGCATTGCTGCCCCCCATTGAAGATTCACTGACCTATTCATCAAACTCTTAACAGTTTTTAGTCATCCCAGGGAATGAAGCAGTCAATTTAACCAAAGCGACCGCTAACATACTCTTTCGTCGCTTCCTGCTGAGGATTTTGGAAGATTACTTCAGTCCGATCGTACTCAACGATGTAACCCGTTCGTTGCCCTTTTTCATTTGCCTGAACATTGTAAAAGGCGGTGAAATCGGAAGCCCGCGATGCCTGTTGCATGTTGTGAGTGACGATGATGATCGTGTAATTCTCCTTGAGTTCCTGAAGCAAATCCTCAACCTTAAGCGTGGAAATAGGATCGAGGGCAGAACAAGGTTCGTCCATCAGGATGACATCGGGCTGAACCGCGATCGCCCGTGCAATACAGAGCCGTTGCTGCTGACCACCCGATAAATCCGTTCCCATTGCCCTCAGTTTATCCTTCACGTCATCCCACACCGCTGCTTGCTTGAGGGAACGCTCTACAAGCTCATCCATGTCGCCTTTAAAGCCTAAAAGCCTTGGACCAAAGGCAATATTGTCATAAATCGTTTTTGGGAAGGGGTTTGGTTTTTGAAATACCATCCCAATTTGACGCCGTACCTCTACCGGATCAATGTCTGGAGCATAAAGATCCTGATTGTGATAGAAAATTTTGCCGTCAATATGAAAGGACTTGATTAAGTCATTAAGGCGATTAAAACAACGTAATACGGTACTTTTGCCACAACCAGAAGGTCCAATAAAAGCCGTAATCGCATGCTTGGGAATTTCAATATTGACATCCCGTACAGCTAAAAAGCTGCCGTAGTAGATATTTAGGTTTTCGGTACGAAAGACTGTCTCGGTCTGGCGGGCAGTCTGAAGTTTGGAAATCATCAGATCAGGAGGGGTAAATAGATTGGGTTGTACCAGAGGATAATTTAAGTAATAGATTGGCACGTTTCGCGAACACATGAGTCACTTGTATAGGGGCAGAAATGGCATAAAGCAGGGGGTCTGCAACCAGGTTTGAAATTATCGTTTGCGTGTTACCCAGCGAGCAAGAATACTGGCGATCAAAACCATTAGTACCAACACCAAAGCAGCAGCCCAGGCAAGCTGTTGCTGATTCTTATAGGGCACGATCGCAAAATTGAACACCAACACCGCCAACGATGCAGTCGGTTCCCAAATTCCTCTGGGCCAGTACTGGTTGAACAGAGCGGTAAAGATCAGAGGGGCTGTTTCCCCGGCGGCACGGGCGACCGCCAGCATGACTCCAGTCACGATCGCCGACAGGGCAGCAGGCAGCACAACGCCTGCTACGGTTTGGAAGCGAGTTGCGCCCAGTCCCACTGAAGCCTGTCTAAATTCAGTCGGCACCGATTCCAACGCCTCAGTTGCAGTTTTTACAATCGTCGGTAACATCAATACTGCCAGCGCCACACCCCCCGCAACCGCTGAAAAGGTTCCGGTCGTCAGAACCACAATTGAATAGGCAAACACCCCAATCACAATGGAGGGAACGCCACTCAAAACATTGGTGCAAAAGTCAACTGCGTCTGACAGTTTCGTATCCCTGGCAAACTCTGCCAGGAAGATGGCCGCCAAAACACCGAAGGGAATACTGATTAAAGCTGCAATGCCAACCATGAGCAGTGTTCCCATAAAAGCGTTGCCAAATCCTCCCCCTTTAACCAGCGGGGGAGGCGGCAGTTGGGTGAACAAATCTGGACCCAAACGAGCCGCCCCTTGAATGAAAACATAAATTAGTACTGCAAATAGCGGAATCAGGGCAAGCGCCGCACAAATGAATGCCGACAACCGTCATTGCAGACGAAAATAGGGTTCGGGGTGAATTGGGCGATCGCTTCAAGCTCCGCGCTAGAGATGGGGATGCCGCAAAATCTTGACCAGCCATCTTAGTATCTTTTCAACCTCTATATAACCTGCCAACTGATTGCAAAGCAGGAACTCAAACGAAATCAGTGTGTTCAACTAAACCTTGAGCCTGACACTACGAACCAGCAATTCAGCCAGAATATTGACAATTAGCGTCAGCCCAAACAACAGCAGGGCCGCATACATGAGCGCAGAAATTTGCAGCCCACCTGCTTCTGCAAACTGGTTTGCCAATAGCGCCGAAACCGTTGACCCGCTGTCAAAAATAGAACCCGTGACTCTGTTGCTGTTGCCAATCACCATCGTCACTGCCATCGTCTCTCCCATTGCCCGCCCTAGCGCCAGCATAATGCCACCCACAATTCCAGAGATAGCAGTCGGCAAAATGACCTGGAAAATGGTTTCCCAGCGGGTTGCCCCTAAACCGTAGGCACCTTGACGCAGTTCTGGCGGGACTGCAACCAGGGCATCGCGTGAAATCGCCGCAATAATGGGCAGAATCATAATCGCCAGAATAAACCCTGCGACGTAGATCCCAGGACCTGAAGGCGCAGTGCTGAAGATGGGGATAAAACCGAGCGTCTGGTGAATCCAATTTCCTACCGGAGTCAGAATTGGAATCAGGACAAAAATCCCCCACAACCCATAGACCACACTGGGAATTGCTGCCAGCAA from Kovacikia minuta CCNUW1 carries:
- the pstB gene encoding phosphate ABC transporter ATP-binding protein PstB, whose product is MISKLQTARQTETVFRTENLNIYYGSFLAVRDVNIEIPKHAITAFIGPSGCGKSTVLRCFNRLNDLIKSFHIDGKIFYHNQDLYAPDIDPVEVRRQIGMVFQKPNPFPKTIYDNIAFGPRLLGFKGDMDELVERSLKQAAVWDDVKDKLRAMGTDLSGGQQQRLCIARAIAVQPDVILMDEPCSALDPISTLKVEDLLQELKENYTIIIVTHNMQQASRASDFTAFYNVQANEKGQRTGYIVEYDRTEVIFQNPQQEATKEYVSGRFG
- the pstA gene encoding phosphate ABC transporter permease PstA; translation: MSAFICAALALIPLFAVLIYVFIQGAARLGPDLFTQLPPPPLVKGGGFGNAFMGTLLMVGIAALISIPFGVLAAIFLAEFARDTKLSDAVDFCTNVLSGVPSIVIGVFAYSIVVLTTGTFSAVAGGVALAVLMLPTIVKTATEALESVPTEFRQASVGLGATRFQTVAGVVLPAALSAIVTGVMLAVARAAGETAPLIFTALFNQYWPRGIWEPTASLAVLVFNFAIVPYKNQQQLAWAAALVLVLMVLIASILARWVTRKR
- the pstC gene encoding phosphate ABC transporter permease subunit PstC translates to MSWQRSATSRLVDKGFIWLTGVFAIGVAVVLAAIALQVGQQAFPAMQQFGLGFIIGTRWDPVQNIYGAWPQIYGTIVTSVLALLLAVPIGVGVALFLSEDFLPPRIQRPIVFLVELLAAIPSVVYGLWGIFVLIPILTPVGNWIHQTLGFIPIFSTAPSGPGIYVAGFILAIMILPIIAAISRDALVAVPPELRQGAYGLGATRWETIFQVILPTAISGIVGGIMLALGRAMGETMAVTMVIGNSNRVTGSIFDSGSTVSALLANQFAEAGGLQISALMYAALLLFGLTLIVNILAELLVRSVRLKV